The following proteins come from a genomic window of Malus sylvestris chromosome 4, drMalSylv7.2, whole genome shotgun sequence:
- the LOC126617844 gene encoding rho GDP-dissociation inhibitor 1-like codes for MSAAVGAISATKGATFNSQMAEEELVNSDKKNMAASVEKPSQLLPKGDDGHSDEVDLDEEDDEVAALESEKDQLVLGPQFSLKEQLEKDKDDESLRKWKEQLLGSVDLSAVGESKEPEVRVLSLTIVCRGRPDLVLPIPLTHKPKSSLFTLKEGCQYRIKFTFSVSKNIVSGLKYTNTVWKTGVRVDNSKRMLGTFSPQEEPYIYETAEDTVPASIFARGWYCVRTKFLDDDGKCYLDMSYYFEIQKNWPKST; via the exons atgtcGGCAGCTGTGGGCGCTATTTCTGCAACCAAAGGTGCAACTTTCAATTCTCAAATGGCAGAAGAGGAGCTCGTTAACAGTGACAAGAAAAACATGGCTGCAAGTGTTGAAAAACCGAGCCAGCTGCTACCCAAGGGTGACGATGGTCATAGTGATGAGGTTGATCTGGATGAAGAGGACGATGAGGTCGCCGCATTGGAATCGGAAAAGGATCAGTTGGTTCTTGGCCCTCAGTTTTCTCTCAAGGAGCAGCTTGAGAAAGATAAA GATGATGAGAGTTTGAGGAAATGGAAGGAGCAACTTCTTGGGAGTGTTGATCTCTCTGCTGTTGGAG AGAGTAAAGAACCGGAAGTGAGGGTACTAAGTCTCACAATCGTCTGCCGGGGCCGGCCGGATCTTGTCCTGCCGATCCCGCTTACTCACAAACCCAAGAGCAGTCTGTTCACACTCAAAGAAGGATGCCAGTACCGCATCAAATTCACATTCTCCGTCTCCAAAAACATCGTCTCAGGCCTCAAGTACACCAACACTGTGTGGAAGACTGGTGTTAGAG TGGACAATTCAAAGAGAATGCTTGGAACATTTAGTCCTCAAGAAGAACCTTATATATATGAGACTGCAGAAGATACTGTTCCTGCAAGCATATTTGCCAGGGGCTGGTATTGTGTGAGAAccaaa TTTTTGGATGATGATGGAAAGTGCTATTTGGACATGAGCTACTACTTTGAAATCCAGAAGAACTGGCCAAAATCCACTTGA